A single region of the Lycium barbarum isolate Lr01 chromosome 2, ASM1917538v2, whole genome shotgun sequence genome encodes:
- the LOC132626675 gene encoding probable phospholipid hydroperoxide glutathione peroxidase → MSRSRVYQALAEEDIEVDAKGNDVDLSIYKGKVLIIVNVASQWKDIKKYYGKNHSLSLILINVNHITKLLGEQGREEYMVLDLKHKVICFLLERTKLCTNNT, encoded by the exons ATGAGCAGATCTAGAGTTTATCAAGCTTTGGCAGAAGAAGATATTGAAGTT GATGCCAAGGGCAATGATGTTGATCTCAGCATTTACAAGGGGAAGGTCCTTATCATTGTCAATGTTGCATCACAGTG gaaagatatcaagaaatattacgggaaAAATCACAGTCTCAGTCTGATATTGATCAATGTGAACCATATTACGAAGCTGCTGGGGGAACAAGGAAGAgaagaatatatggtcttggatctcaagcacaaagttatctgctttttgttggaaagaaCAAAATTATGCACTAACAATACTTGA